TTGATATCAGTTTTGGTGAGCTCAAAGCTGAGCATGCTATCCTCTTGAAGTTGAAGGAGGATATCCACAAAGTCTTTCCTTTTGGAGTGTTGACCTTTCCTTTTCTCAGCCAAATGTTCTGCAATTGCCGTATCAAACAAAGCATCCATTGCTCCAGCAGTGGCCTTGTATTTCTGAATTTTTCCAGTGAGAACATCAATCCAACCCAACCATGGGAAGTAATCTCTCACTGTGAAAGCTGTGAGATGAATCATAGCCTCCCTCGCTAAATTTTTCACACTGTTGTTACCATCTCTTGTAAAGCTCCTTCCAAGAGCACACTTACACACAATATTATTAGATGTTGACATAAGCATCTCACTTAGATTCACGTAACTTGCATCACTGGAGCTTGCTTCACGAAGCTTATTCACCAACTCCGCAACTTCCTCTTCCCTGATGGCACGAAATGATTGCACCCTTTTCGTGCTCAGAAGTTCAAGGacgcatatttttcttttctgtctcCACTTGTCTCCATAGCTTGCAAAGCCAACGTCCGCGCATCCATAGAGTAAGATTTTTGCAGCAGTGTTGTGTGGTCGGTCAGAAAAAGCTAGGTCGTAAGTTTTGATTATTTCCATGGCAACATCTACAGATGACACCACTAGGGTTGGAGTTTGCATCTGCCCCAACTGCAGCATCATCATTTCACCATATTTGAGAGAGAGATCTCGAAGAGATCGATGTGGTAGTGTTCCAAACTGATGAATATTGCCGATGATTGGAATTTTGGGgggagatggaggcagtttcaAATTGGTTTCTGGTTTGGTTCTTCTTGCGAGCTTAAACAGTAACAGGACACTgatgaagaaagaaagagatagatAGAAGGTAGAAGAAAACACTTCGTAAGGCCATTGTTTGAGTAGAGCCATTCTTTTTCGAACCACATCTGGCAGTGTCAAGTCCACGCAACATTTATAAGCATACATGATACACAGGAGTGGAACATGGCTGTCTTTGTTGCTGTTTTTGTCttctttgttaatttgtttttttattaaatgattacTCTTTTACTcttcattatttatttgtttttattaaaatttcttacAAGGCTTAGCTAGCTTCCAAATACATGCTATACAATAATGATAGTGAATATTCCTTCAGATTCacatttaagtaaaaatatgGCCTTATAAgttgtaattaaatataaataaatttaactagctttattatatttaaagttattatttttaaaatatatatcattttattttattttttattcgtaataacttatttttatttatgatgatAAGTTCCaatgaaaaacattttaaaaataattttattttttacttgaggttaaaaaaattacattaaatttattatgaaaaatactatttggtaagaaaattattttcgtaCTGTTGCACGACCAATGATTTTTGCCATAAATTCATTCATGTGTTGTTTAATATCtgttaacaaatatattttttttttaaaaagttcattAGTCCATCTTGGTATTCATGCATTTCGTGCCTTGTATTCTTCGTACCGAATAATATAGCTGTTTTATTATTCATATCTGTCTATCATATTATACAAGACTAGCCACAGATATTCCTAAAGCCTAAagcaaatttataaattttattaaaaaataggtttaattacttgttttatttctattaattataaaaaaaaattcttttaattgatTTCAGTTCTTAAAAACATCTTGTTTTAAATTCTTacatacattatttttaattattttagttctaaaaataagattaaaataatttataaggaataaaaaaaaatatttctaaaaatatagGAACCAAGAAAAAGTTtttgtaagtaaaaaaataaatgaataattaaactaTAGGGTCTTAACCCCatttaccaaaaacaaaaaggcaCCTTGATTGCCACAACACTAAACCTGTTAATAGTAAAAGTTGTATAAATATTaatccaaaatgattttttatgagACATAAGGTAAAGACTTGAATTGCTTTATACGTTCATATTTCATTACTTAGCTAGTTTAAAATTAGtgtgtttattgttattattgtaaTGATTAAGGTTATAATTAGTActataaaattgtataaaattaacTATCTATTTGTTTTTagagtaaattatatttgtttctggtacttctttttttatatcttataaaaaaaattaattgtttaaatCATATTACATTCAGACTCCCTTCCTCTTAGATactgtttaataatttaatagaagATAGACACATGTTAGTTCCatgacttttaataaaaaaattatgtctaaAATACCTTCATCTTGTTCCTCACACTCATATcccttgtgttttttttcaaattacacaTGACACCCTTTCTTTTTTGCatcctaaaaaaaatttcttaattatttagttCACATTACACTTAGACTCTCTCTCTCCTAAATATcgttttaataatttaacaaaaagtacacACATATTAGTCACAtgacttttaatgaaaatttatgtctaaaatactctaattttctttctcttaattTCATAAAAGACATGATACTATTTCAacctcaaaatattttaacactcttccttctttttcttttttcactaaTTGGACGTGAACCCAGTTTTTTGTTGAATGTGAACCCACCTTGTTAGTACGCATGCGTTAAcacccttctttcttcttcttcttttttttagttcaattttttttttgtatgtgttGGGTCGTTTGATTGCTGTGTTTTTGTTGGACGTGTTTCCAACAAAGTCTATTGATTGAATATGGTgttttgcttcaaattttagtgttatgttcttgtatttgtgtttttaacttctttctttgaaatatttatttttatggctaggtatttaatataatatctcAATAAAAAATTGCATCTTCTTCAAGTGTTAACAACACTGAAGTAAAAGTcaaatattaaaggaaaaattgttaTTGCCTTAAGAAAGGTCCATTCATAGGatcaattgttaatttgttattgagtatttaataaaaacacTAAGACAATTCCATCTGCTCACATATTTAAATTGACGTTAGTTAACAATGTTAACAGAAGGGAgtaaaagtaatgtaaaaaaaagcAAGGAATATTAGGTGCAATTTGAGAAAAAACACAAAGTGGGAGAGTAACAAAGATATTAGAACAAtttcatttgtttatatatttcaattaacaTTTAGTTAACAACGATAACAGAAGagataaaagtaatataaaaaggaaagaaacatCGGGTATAGTTTGAGTAAAATAAAAGAGGTGTGAGTATAAtttacttttcttattattatcattattattattattcaattcaattttatgtgcaaaaaataataaatatttttaatattatcatttatttgaagttagacatttaaaaaaaaaaattgtctctcTTATTACATATTTCTGAATCCGTCTGTGATCATACATATtcatactttttcttttatatatatatatatatatatatatgtatgtatgtatttctAGAGACATCAACTAGAGTGGGGATGTGCAAGAAATTTTATTCTATATGATAAGGTCACCTCACCAGGGTGAGGCACAAGGTTTAGTGATAAGGTCTGTGATTTGAAGTTTGTCTGTATTGGCagtgtttgaattttgatagAGATCTATAGATGATTTCTAGTTTCCAGAGCATTAGCGATAAgagattttcttttaaaattgtttattcttttattttttttctcacagcaaataatatatatagggGTACCAACCAACAAACACAAGCAGTATAACTGCAACTATACTAAGGATGTGCATAGTATAACTGTATCTGCAGAAGCTACCTGGAGAAACAAAACAATCACACAAATCTCATAAAAATTACAACCAATCCCCCATGATAAgaagtatatatgtatgtaccCGAAAAGAGACCAAATGCTGTTACCGTAACAGCAAAATTTGAACAGATCTCGCCCCACACCAAAAAACAGAAACAagagatatataaatatatagtcAGCAGGAGAACCTTAAGATTCTTTGTAAGATTGTTTCTtatatacataaattttaagattGACTTGAAAATTATATGCTTAAAATACCTGTGTCACTTTTACTCGAATTAATAGTATTTGTTACTGACATTTCTTTGTAAGGAATAATTACTCTCTcgtctaatttaattaaaataaaaaatatatataataagagaaataataataatagttaattcattaatatatgttttacaaattaatttttattgttctatAAAATCTATatgaaacattttaaataatgaCTGAAACTTATACATGTAACAgaacttatataatttatttagtaataaatacatgtattaattaactaaatatgttattaataatatttctatCTTATAAGAAGATGAAGATTTATTTTCCATCTTTTGTCAAATAAATAACACTTCTTTCATTTGCTCATAGGGCCATTGGTTGCTTGAGAGCCATTCGTTTACCAACAACGTTCGACAGTGACGGAGGTAACATCAAAATTCACATTAAGTTTTGAAACTTTTAgctttttaaatgtaattaaatcAAACACTATCTAAAATTCCATCTTAATGTAATTCGTACAAGGCTTATATTTGGACTTTAGTGACAACAGTGTGGGTGGCTCAAAGTCAGAAAATGTCGCATgatttgaactttgaagagATTGATaaaggaagatttttttttaaatgaaaattttttcACAACTCATGGATTCGAAGTgagtagaaagaaaaaaaaataatagaaaaacaaaaattgtttgctgatttttgttttgattcgaaaaacaaatgttaattagtattttttgaatattaattaaaaattagaaggaGTTTTAGAAAGATATTTAGTGGGATACGTAAAATTATTTTGTCTATgacatttcttatatttttctataacttttcaataaatattttttctttttaattttttaataaatgttttaagaATATTGATTGGCAAGaccttaaaaaaaatggtttttgcTATTCACTAATATGATGATATAACGTGGTAGGCAGCCCATTAAATTGTCATATTATTATTAAGGAGTCTAACAAGATTGTTaagtgtaattattttttacaaattgtattttaaaattcttattaatttttcagacattatcaattattttaaatatatgagaatttaaaaacataatttatcaaACAATGAAAATACATATGACCTTTGATGACTTATTTAGTTAATAGATTACGAATGTCATTATGACATCAATTAACAAAGTTAATTACTTGATAGTAGGGATAAACCAAAATATCTAATTTTACAAAGActaacacaaaaacaaaaaactttaaatgactaaaaaaatacCCTATCTTTCaaggacaaaaaattatttaaactttttttattaattgtttaatgactttaatttatatgttataatagtataaaatatcatatatcaaTAGGAATTTAACATATTGAcccattaaattaataaatagaataatatatagcaaaataatcaatttttatcaaataaatgtatttaaaaagttacattataattattaactttaatttcaaatttattttgattcaaattttaaatcttaattaatacATTGTAtcaaattcaatatatttttccaatttagatgaactaaatttaaaaattattgtagtgttagtcaattttttttatctataggaatttaaaaattacttttgtgAAACAATCATGActcttccttttatttttgttttatttgtatcCGTTGGATCTGTATTAGAACATGTGCTACAACAATTTCAACTTAATCATTccttgttttatttatattcatagTTATTTTATTGCTATCCTTTTAATTTACCTTTTTATCTCTAttactaaattgaatttcaataatgtttttaaaaattatcaataattaaaataacattatgtttcaatttaaattgcctgccttaaatttaaaatataatttatatttaaaaatatttatttatcataaatttcaattatattaaatttcatttagTTCATAAACCATATTTAagtaatgaattattaaatCGAATCTCAGGCAAGCTAATTTCAAATTTGGTGGACTTCTGTGTACCGTACACGTAACTATCGCAGTAGTTgttcacttttttcattttattgttttattaaattcgAACTTAATGTTATTAGTACAAGGCTTAACTTCGGAAGTTGTTGACAAAGGTGTGGCTCTTGTCAGAAACTTTATCAGTATTGGAACGGTTAGAagatttactatatatatatatgtatatattcacACTTCTTCTGGATTCCAAGTaagtagaaaaaagaaagaaataaaattttaatgttcaCACACTCATGATATAGTTATAtacatttaatcataaattattattcatataatttttaaagtaattatcataataattaataaaattattatatgtatggattgtgattaaataaaattataaaaataatgtataatccATTTTCTCaagaaataatttcttaaaaaattttataacatttgTGTATTGACAATTTGACATGGTTGGAACTTTGAAGATGGACAGAGGAAAATAATCTCTCTTCCTTTGTAAACAACTACAACAATATGTAGGTAAGGaaagtttaaaacaaattttaagatgAGAGTTGATACTGGGCTCTCCAAATTTTTATTGGCCCCTAGCGACACATGGCATAGACCAAAATGTCTTTATTAGCACCTatcctttcttccttcttttcctcttttcctttcttcattcattcattccttttctctttctccctatCTTCCCACCTTCCCTCACGAAGCTCTCTTTTATGcacgatattttttttgtgtttgttaaCACAACAGAATCATAATTTTGTTATGCAATTTGTacaatggaatcatgattccattttttttttcaagcaaCCCAATGAAATCACAATTTCGTTTTGTTGCAATTTCATTGCACAGTGTACAATGAAATCATATATttgttgtacatttttttaaccCTCATTTGCACAACAGAATCGTGATTTCATTGTGCAACATTTTTTGCAACCCCGAATGCATAGTGAAAACACACTTTCGTTATACTAGTGGGAGTGcgaaaaaatttacaacaaaaGTGTGATTCCATTGTGCATTGTACAATGGAATCACATTTCCGTTGCACAATGTTTCTCGCACCCCACTAATATAGTGAAAATGTGTTTTTGCTATACAAAGTGAGGAAGGGTATATTTGAAATCTTTGAATGTTAATAGGGGCCAATAGAAACTCCCTTTTAAGAGTAACATTTTACTTTAAATGAGATAGTtttgtgtgtgagtgtgtgtgggtgcgtgtgcgtgtgtgtgtagagagagagagagatgaagtACCTGAAACACACTAGAAGAAGGGTTAAATAGTATGAAGGATAAAAACTTAGTGCTTAGACAATAAGTTCACCAAACTTGATAATGATAGTGTATAAGTGACTTAAAGAAAAGATCTAgttatataaaagtaataatgaaaatacaaatattttatattggttcaccccAACTTTTGGGCTACATCCAGTTCTCTCTCAAGACTTGAAGGGTTTcactaatcaatttttttattacaaccaAGTATTCTCTATGCCACTTCTGACTACAATGAGTACTCTCTAGGTCACTCCTAACACCACACTTAATCTCCCACTGAGATTAAGAcccaagtattttttgttactaAGTCACTCTTGACTTTCAGAAATAATACATGTTTGAAACAAAATGTATTCTAATCACTCATAGAGTGTTTATACAATAAGCTTGAATACAATGAAACTTGCTAACTTAACAAAGTtaagattcactcaatttgctCAAGTTTCTTCTGTCAAATGAACTGACAACGTTACAACACTTGTTCGTTTTGTCTTTGAATATTCTCTTGTGATTCGACAACCTTAACATGAATATCTTCAAGCTTTATATAGACTTCAAAACTTCAATCCGTTGAGAGATCCCAACTAGCCATTGTATAATAGCTTTGGCGCTTAACACGAGGTCGCTATTGTGCAAAGAGAGAAAATGGGGATCACAAACACTTTCTGCAACATATCTTTAGAGAAATACAATTTACCAGTGTCGCCTAGTGTCAGAGTTAACTTTCATCATatgaatcaaaggaaacattaacaacataagataaaatgaattaagaatGTCAAGACAAGACAATTTAAATCTTTCCTTTTGTGTGCTATGGCACGAGTTTCTTATTGAGCATATGAATGTTACTTTCTTGTGATTGCTTTCGGTCCTTGATTATCGAGTAACTGTTCAATGCTTTTGTATTGCGAGCCAAGTGTTAAAACACTTGTCTTCTCAAGGCTGGACGCAGAAATAGTATTGTCCAATGACTAATACTTTGTCTATCGTTCAGAGTCTTTTTGTTCATGTTTTTCTATTTGTATCTCATTAAGATGAATATGAACTTGTAtcttaaatatgaaagattaattcataaaatttatactttgttaATATCAAAATCTTAAGGATTTAATTATTTGGTATAGTCCAATGTGACTTGGACGTATCTACACTCAATAAAAAAGATAGGAGAGATTCACTTACTTCAAGAGTAACTTCATATTcttatcattcatttttttgaGATCTAattattaagatatttatttattataactatCAAATCTTAAGAACATGAATGGTAAGGATAAGAAATAACTCTcttagagtatatatatatatatatatatatatatataagaaaaaaaaattcctcacaaatttaaattaagcacatagaaggagaagggagaagagaaataaaaactttaaaagtgagaaatataattattaatatgaagaaaaaaagataaaaatgcaaaataaaatataagaagaaaaaaaaagaaaaattaatttttatcaagaacatttttgtgtttttaagtggatatataaaaatatcaaaaaatgagtaaaagtaatatatatatttttttcttttcaaaataagtgttatatttaaagaaaaataatttactctAAAATAAATGTCATGTTAACTTTcagtgtaatattaattatttttttattaatatttctaataatgGTCATTTTAGTTAAGATTAGTTTTGGaacattattattctttttatctatttctaaaactacttattttaggactgagaaaatattaaatatgatggtaattatttaatttaattttaaataatagatTTATTAACACGTGACACTTGTCTCTCtccaaatttattataaaaaaaacgcaCATGGATATGTCATAAGAACAAACAACAAATTATGCTGTTGATGGCACATGCCATTGGAGTCTCTTTCTCTAGATTCTAGTCGGTAttattttttcgtttttcttttccttcacctacaaaataagaacaaaaacaaaaaaattcttcCGCATTTTGTCAAAGTAGTGGATAGCCCAGACGACTTGTATCAAtcatattgatttttaaaatcatgCTATGTACTTACCATTTCAGATAGATAACATAGGGACCTAGATAATATCCATgcattgaattttattaaatataatcaatattaaatttcaattccTACAAGAATGGAACTCACTTATTTTATGACCAATTCCAAATCTTCAAACTCACTTGAATACGGATGTT
This genomic interval from Glycine max cultivar Williams 82 chromosome 5, Glycine_max_v4.0, whole genome shotgun sequence contains the following:
- the LOC100781909 gene encoding cytochrome P450 71A1, producing MALLKQWPYEVFSSTFYLSLSFFISVLLLFKLARRTKPETNLKLPPSPPKIPIIGNIHQFGTLPHRSLRDLSLKYGEMMMLQLGQMQTPTLVVSSVDVAMEIIKTYDLAFSDRPHNTAAKILLYGCADVGFASYGDKWRQKRKICVLELLSTKRVQSFRAIREEEVAELVNKLREASSSDASYVNLSEMLMSTSNNIVCKCALGRSFTRDGNNSVKNLAREAMIHLTAFTVRDYFPWLGWIDVLTGKIQKYKATAGAMDALFDTAIAEHLAEKRKGQHSKRKDFVDILLQLQEDSMLSFELTKTDIKALLTDMFVGGTDTTAAALEWAMSELVRNPIIMKKVQEEVRTVVGHKSKVEENDISQMQYLKCVVKETLRLHLPTPLLPPRVTMSNVKLKGFDIPAKTMVYINAWAMQRDPRFWERPEEFLPERFENSQVDFKGQEYFQFIPFGFGRRGCPGMNFGIASIEYVLASLLYWFDWKLPDTLDVDMSEVFGLVVSKKVPLLLKPKTFPF